In one Kluyveromyces marxianus DMKU3-1042 DNA, complete genome, chromosome 4 genomic region, the following are encoded:
- the YCS4 gene encoding condensin subunit YCS4, protein MSSFQLTEYLSSFQHTDKSTYKELPTPGAKLNHITDTLALNSEYELSDDTFEVLVDLAHSYFHLSYNVKQQLIYLVSSCLSNLSTLIHSNYQVDEDTLQSWKINLQKWGYLVHVLLVFMQDDLLNSPHQQQQQQKKEEIKLYSALLEILLPSIINLASIPQLPKLFDTLLERDVFVGIFLKPLFTLVECEPLIKINHVKTMIIKIIAIFVKNDNQSQLVQNFVMANLTYFPQLTNFNAELLTYINDEFDYPQLTEDILRSISVKEFNAKDLSGPKSISNFLIKISELSPRVVLRQMTSIIRLLNNSSFTLRCSVVEACGNIAVDISSDPDLYQHYKEQNDTLLELLDERFQDSNPYVRCKAIQSWIKICDLKIKFNHHRLLVTKLAVRSLQDKSSLVRKNAVKLLSKLLFTHPYDQMHGSQLKLHDWKHRLHNLMEHDFDEDDKKIKLTETYYKDAITFIESLHDAIEHSVPLLFSRNKSEVLETMDFLVLCDAFDLELSSLGIKKMLHLVWFKNSNDEGINIADHLVTCYKQLFLTTPDHFNYKERSAFIAKNLINLTLDASVSDLASLERLIGLMYDSKLIDYNDINALWMIYQSLLTDGKIGGAEFSTSEIYGAITVLGMLALADNEVGLRGLPHILKVGFDHGKLPIIKMTCVILQRMVPSENTDIPHHEEVLQILHNLVISSTDDHEYYSMCEHAINAIFEISKRPDIICNQIIKEKTMITFGELRNKEGEDSTNQKSLGSRLTSLSQLLFIVGQVCIKIIIFLEKSEAEFKKTKIQYESLKSATNENTTTDADNSMANTSEQQKELDLIGGTNEDDFSDAIQYIKENELLFGPNSLLAKYGPLVEEIVTNYDKFNDKYLQRNAVLCLTKMMCVSSRFCEKNLSLLITIMERSPDPIIRSNAVLGLGDMAVCFNNLIDENTDFLYRRLHDDNLMVQKTCLMTVTFLILAGQVKIKGQIAQMAVLLDNPDQSISDMCKLFFTELSTKDNAIYNGFIDIFSGLSSDEELPNDSFKTIIKYLLTFIDKDRHQKQLSEKLLSRILKAETQRQWDDIAFVLNQLPNKSEKVQQVLDEGFKLVSARD, encoded by the coding sequence ATGTCTTCGTTTCAGCTTACAGAGTACCTATCGTCATTTCAGCATACTGATAAATCTACTTACAAGGAGCTACCGACGCCTGGCGCAAAACTAAATCATATCACGGATACCCTAGCTTTAAACTCTGAGTATGAATTATCTGATGATACATTTGAGGTGTTGGTTGACTTAGCTCATTCTTATTTCCATTTGAGCTATAATGTCAAGCAACAGCTTATTTACTTGGTCTCTTCCTGTTTATCAAACCTTTCTACACTAATTCATTCCAACTACCAAGTGGATGAGGATACCCTTCAATCATGGAAAATTAATTTACAGAAATGGGGGTACCTTGTGCATGTACTATTAGTTTTCATGCAAGACGACCTTTTGAATAGCcctcatcaacaacaacaacagcagaagaaagaagaaataaaattatATTCCGCTCTACTTGAAATTTTACTACCTAGCATAATCAACTTAGCCAGCATACCGCAACTACCGAAACTTTTTGATACGTTGTTAGAAAGAGATGTGTTCGTGGGTATTTTTCTTAAGCCGCTTTTCACTCTTGTGGAGTGTGAACCTTTGATCAAAATCAACCACGTTAAAACGATGATAATTAAGATTATTGCTATATTTGTGAAGAATGATAACCAGTCACAATTGGTGCAAAATTTCGTTATGGCTAATTTAACATACTTCCCACAACTTACGAACTTCAATGCAGAGCTCTTAACATACATCAACGATGAATTTGATTATCCTCAACTTACTGAAGACATATTAAGGAGTATTAGTGTTAAAGAGTTTAATGCAAAGGATTTGTCCGGTCCAAAATCTATTTCCAACTTTTTGATTAAGATTTCTGAGCTCTCACCAAGAGTGGTGCTTAGACAAATGACGTCGATTATTAGATTATTAAACAACTCTTCCTTTACACTACGTTGTTCTGTCGTTGAAGCTTGCGGAAACATTGCTGTGGATATTTCATCGGACCCTGATCTGTATCAGCATTATAAAGAACAAAACGATACTTTACTTGAGCTATTAGACGAAAGATTCCAAGACTCAAACCCTTATGTTAGATGTAAAGCAATTCAATCATGGATTAAGATATGTGACcttaaaataaaattcaATCATCATAGGCTTCTTGTTACAAAATTAGCAGTACGATCACTACAAGATAAATCTTCCCTAGTGAGAAAAAATGCGGTAAAGTTATTATCCAAGCTTCTTTTCACCCACCCGTATGATCAAATGCATGGCAGTCAGTTAAAGCTTCACGATTGGAAACATCGACTACATAATCTCATGGAACATGATTTTGACGAAGATGACAAGAAGATCAAACTAACCGAGACATATTACAAGGATGCTATCACGTTTATCGAATCATTGCATGATGCTATTGAACATTCTGTACCACTATTATTTTCGCGGAATAAATCTGAGGTGTTAGAAACTATGGATTTCTTAGTTCTATGCGATGCGTTTGATTTGGAACTAAGCTCTTTAGgaataaagaaaatgcTTCATTTGGTATGGTTCAAAAACTCCAACGATGAAGGAATCAATATTGCCGATCACTTGGTTACTTGTTATAAACAGCTATTTCTAACTACACCTGACCATTTTAATTACAAAGAAAGGTCTGCATTCATTGCAAAAAACTTAATCAATCTAACTCTAGACGCATCAGTTTCAGATCTTGCCTCTTTGGAGAGGCTTATAGGGCTAATGTATGATAGCAAATTAATTGACTACAATGACATCAACGCTTTATGGATGATATATCAGAGTTTGTTAACGGATGGAAAAATTGGCGGTGCAGAATTCTCTACCTCTGAAATATATGGTGCAATAACTGTGTTAGGTATGCTAGCACTAGCTGACAATGAAGTTGGGTTACGTGGCTTACCACATATATTGAAGGTAGGGTTTGATCATGGGAAGTTACCGATTATAAAAATGACCTGTGTTATATTACAACGAATGGTACCCTCAGAAAACACTGATATTCCTCACCATGAAGAGGTTTTACAAATTTTACACAACTTGGTAATATCATCTACCGATGATCATGAATACTACTCTATGTGTGAACATGCAATAAATgccatttttgaaatttcaaagaGGCCAGATATTATTTGCAACCAGattatcaaagaaaagacaaTGATAACTTTCGGGGAACTTCGTAacaaagaaggagaagattCAACAAATCAAAAGTCATTGGGGTCAAGACTTACTTCGCTCTCTCAATTACTATTTATTGTTGGGCAAGTTTGTAtaaaaattattattttcttggAGAAAAGCGAAGCAGAGTTCAAGAAGACCAAGATTCAATACGAAAGTTTGAAATCAGCAACAAATGAAAACACTACAACAGATGCTGACAATTCAATGGCAAACACCTCtgaacaacaaaaagaattggatTTAATTGGAGGAACAAACGAAGATGATTTCTCTGATGCCATTCAATATATCAAAGAGAATGAACTTTTGTTTGGTCCTAACTCATTGTTGGCGAAATATGGTCCTTTAGTAGAAGAGATTGTTACAAACTACGACAAGTTCAATGATAAGTACCTACAAAGAAATGCAGTTCTTTGCTTGACAAAGATGATGTGTGTTTCTTCTAGATTCTGCGAAAAGAACCTTTCGCTACTTATAACGATCATGGAGAGATCCCCAGATCCCATAATTAGATCAAATGCTGTATTAGGTCTTGGCGATATGGCTGTTTGTTTCAATAATCTAATTGATGAGAACACAGATTTCTTGTATCGCCGTTTGCATGATGATAATTTAATGGTCCAGAAGACATGTCTCATGACAGTAACGTTTTTGATATTGGCTGGCCAAGTGAAGATTAAGGGTCAAATTGCTCAAATGGCAGTTTTGCTAGACAACCCAGACCAAAGTATTAGTGATATGTGCAAATTGTTCTTTACTGAGCTATCTACCAAGGATAATGCCATCTACAATGGGTTCATAGATATATTTAGTGGGTTGTCGAGCGACGAAGAGTTACCTAATGATTCCTTCAAGACCATTATAAAATACTTATTGACCTTCATTGACAAGGATCGTCACCAAAAACAACTAAGCGAAAAATTGTTAAGCAGAATATTGAAGGCGGAGACTCAACGCCAATGGGATGACATTGCATTTGTGCTTAACCAGTTGCCTAATAAATCGGAAAAAGTGCAACAAGTCCTGGACGAGGGTTTCAAGCTTGTTAGTGCGAGGGATTGA
- the YCF1 gene encoding ATP-binding cassette glutathione S-conjugate transporter YCF1 has product MGQSERAALIAFASRNTTECWLCRDKEGFGPISYYGDFTVCFIDGVLLNFAALFMLIFGTYQVVKLSKKEHPGIKYRRDWLLFSRITLVGCFLLFTSMAAYYSSEKHESIALTSQYTLTLMSIFVALMLHWVEYHRSRISNGIVLFYWLFETLFQGSKWVNFSIRHAYNLNHEWPVSYSVYILTIFQTISAFMILILEAGFEKPLPSYQRVIESYSKQKRNPVDNSHIFQRLSFSWMTELMKTGYKKYLTEQDLYKLPKSFGAKEISHKFSERWQYQLKHKANPSLAWALLSTFGGKILLGGIFKVAYDILQFTQPQLLRILIKFVSDYTSTPEPQLPLVRGVMLSIAMFVVSVVQTSILHQYFLNAFDTGMHIKSGMTSVIYQKALVLSSEASASSSTGDIVNLMSVDVQRLQDLTQWGQIIWSGPFQIILCLVSLYKLLGPCMWVGVIIMIIMIPINSVIVRIQKKLQKIQMKNKDERTRVTSEILNNIKSLKVYGWEIPYKAKLDHVRNDKELKNLKKMGCTLALASFQFNIVPFLVSCSTFAVFVFTEDRPLSTDLVFPALTLFNLLSFPLAVVPNAISSFIEASVSVNRLYAFLTNEELQTDAVHREPKVNNIGDEGVKVSDATFLWQRKPEYKVALKNINFSAKKGELTCIVGKVGSGKSALIQSLLGDLIRVKGYAAVHGSVAYVSQVAWIMNGTVKDNIIFGHKYDPEFYELTIKACALAIDLSMLPDGDQTLVGEKGISLSGGQKARLSLARAVYARADTYLLDDPLAAVDEHVAKHLIEHVLGPHGLLHSKTKVLATNKISVLSIADSITLMENGEIIQQGTYEETNNTTDSPLSKLISEFGKKGKATPSQSTTSLTKLATSDLGSSSDSKVSDVSIDVSQLDTENLTEAEELKSLRRASMATLGSIGFDDDENIARREHREQGKVKWDIYMEYARACNPRSVCVFLFFIVLSMLLSVLGNFWLKHWSEVNTGEGYNPHAARYLLIYFALGVGSALATLIQTIVLWVFCTIHGSRYLHDAMATSVLKAPMSFFETTPIGRILNRFSNDIYKVDEVLGRTFSQFFANVVKVSFTIIVICMATWQFIFIILPLSVLYIYYQQYYLRTSRELRRLDSVTRSPIYAHFQETLGGLTTIRGYSQQTRFVHINQTRVDNNMSAFYPSVNANRWLAFRLEFIGSIIILGSSMLAVIRLGNGTLTAGMIGLSLSFALQITQSLNWIVRMTVEVETNIVSVERIKEYAELKSEAPYIIEDHRPPASWPEKGDVKFVNYSTRYRPELELILKDINLHILPKEKIGIVGRTGAGKSSLTLALFRIIEAASGHIIIDGIPIDSIGLADLRHRLSIIPQDSQIFEGTIRENIDPSKQYTDEQIWDALELSHLKNHVKNMGPDGLETMLSEGGGNLSVGQRQLMCLARALLISSKILVLDEATAAVDVETDQLIQKTIREAFKERTILTIAHRINTIMDSDRIIVLDKGRVTEFDTPANLLNKKDSIFYSLCVEAGLAE; this is encoded by the coding sequence ATGGGTCAGTCTGAAAGAGCAGCTTTGATAGCATTTGCTTCGCGAAACACTACAGAGTGTTGGTTATGTCGTGACAAAGAAGGGTTTGGGCCAATATCGTATTATGGCGACTTTACGGTCTGCTTTATTGATGGCGTGCTTTTAAACTTTGCTGCTTTGTTCATGCTAATATTTGGTACATACCAGGTAGTTAAATTGAGCAAAAAGGAGCATCCCGGGATTAAATATAGGCGCGATTGGTTATTGTTCTCAAGAATTACTCTAGTAGGGTGTTTCCTCTTGTTTACTTCAATGGCTGCCTATTACTCGAGTGAAAAGCATGAAAGTATTGCCTTGACATCGCAGTATACTCTCACGCTTATGTCGATCTTTGTGGCCTTAATGCTCCACTGGGTTGAGTATCATAGGTCGCGCATATCAAATGGTATTGTGCTTTTCTACTGGTTATTTGAGACGCTTTTCCAGGGCTCTAAGTGGGTGAATTTCAGTATAAGGCATGCTTATAACTTGAATCATGAATGGCCAGTCTCTTATAGTGTTTATATCTTGACGATATTTCAAACTATATCCGCGTTCATGATTTTGATACTTGAAGCAGGTTTTGAAAAGCCTTTACCATCGTACCAGAGAGTCATTGAATCTTATTCAAAGCAAAAGAGAAATCCTGTAGATAACTCTCATATCTTTCAGAGACTAAGTTTCAGCTGGATGACCGAATTGATGAAGACTGGTTACAAGAAATATCTCACAGAGCAAGATTTGTATAAATTACCGAAGAGTTTTGGTGCTAAAGAAATCTCGCATAAGTTTTCTGAACGTTGGCAATATCAACTAAAACACAAGGCCAATCCATCTTTAGCATGGGCCTTGTTAAGTACCTTTGGTGGAAAGATTTTATTAGGTGGTATTTTCAAAGTTGCCTATGATATTTTACAATTCACCCAGCCTCAATTGCTAAGAATTTTGATTAAGTTTGTCTCAGACTACACTTCTACTCCAGAACCTCAATTACCATTAGTCAGAGGTGTTATGTTGTCAATTGCTATGTTTGTGGTTAGTGTGGTTCAAACCTCTATTTTACATCAATACTTCCTAAATGCATTTGACACAGGTATGCATATTAAGAGCGGTATGACATCCGTTATCTATCAAAAAGCGTTAGTCCTATCAAGCGAAGCTTCAGCCTCGTCATCGACTGGTGATATAGTTAACTTGATGAGTGTTGATGTTCAAAGATTGCAAGATTTGACTCAATGGGGACAAATTATATGGTCAGGTCCTTTCCAAATCATTCTATGTTTGGTTTCTTTATACAAACTTTTAGGGCCATGTATGTGGGTTGGTGTTATAATTATGATTATAATGATCCCGATTAATTCTGTAATTGTcagaattcaaaagaagctCCAAAAGATTCAAATGAAGAATAAGGATGAAAGAACTAGAGTAACATCTGAAATTTTAAATAACataaaatctttgaaagttTACGGATGGGAGATTCCTTACAAGGCTAAATTAGATCATGTCAGAAACGATAAGGAGCtaaagaatttgaaaaaaatgggTTGTACTTTAGCGTTGGCTAGTTTCCAATTCAATATTGTTCCATTTTTGGTGTCATGTTCCACATTTGCTGTTTTTGTGTTTACCGAAGATAGGCCACTATCTACCGACCTTGTGTTTCCGGCATTGACTCTATTTAATCTTTTGTCATTCCCTCTTGCGGTTGTGCCTAACGCCATCTCCTCTTTCATCGAGGCGTCTGTTTCTGTTAACAGATTGTACGCATTCCTAACTAATGAAGAGTTGCAAACTGATGCCGTTCATAGGGAACCAAAGGTAAATAATATCGGTGATGAAGGTGTAAAAGTATCTGACGCTACATTCTTATGGCAACGTAAGCCAGAGTACAAGGTGGCATTAAAGAACATCAACTTCTCTGCGAAGAAAGGTGAACTTACATGTATTGTTGGAAAAGTTGGAAGTGGTAAAAGTGCTTTAATACAAAGTTTATTAGGTGATTTGATTAGAGTGAAGGGATATGCCGCTGTTCATGGTAGCGTTGCTTATGTCTCCCAAGTCGCATGGATTATGAATGGAACTGTTAAAGACAATATTATCTTTGGTCATAAGTATGATCCAGAATTTTATGAACTAACCATCAAAGCTTGTGCTTTGGCTATTGATCTATCTATGTTACCAGATGGTGATCAAACATTGGTTGGTGAAAAGGGTATATCTTTATCAGGTGGTCAAAAAGCTAGATTATCTTTAGCTCGTGCAGTATATGCTCGTGCAGACACCTACCTTCTCGATGATCCATTAGCTGCCGTTGACGAACATGTTGCGAAGCATTTAATAGAACATGTGTTAGGTCCACATGGGTTATTGCATTCTAAAACTAAAGTGTTGGCTACAAACAAGATCAGTGTTCTCTCAATTGCAGATTCCATCACCTTGATGGAAAACGGTGAAATCATTCAGCAGGGAACCTATGAAGAGACCAACAATACTACAGACTCACCTCTATCCAAGCTCATCAGCGAGTTTGGtaagaaaggaaaagcaACACCTTCCCAATCTACTACTTCCTTGACAAAGTTAGCTACTAGTGATTTGGGATCATCCTCTGACTCGAAGGTATCCGATGTTTCTATTGATGTGAGTCAATTAGATACAGAAAATTTaacagaagcagaagaattgaagtcGTTAAGAAGAGCTTCGATGGCAACACTTGGTTCTATTGGGtttgacgatgatgaaaacaTTGCAAGACGGGAACATAGAGAACAAGGAAAAGTCAAATgggatatatatatggaatACGCTCGGGCTTGTAACCCACGCAGTGTCTgtgtcttcttgtttttcattgttCTTTCAATGTTATTGTCGGTTCTCGGTAACTTTTGGTTGAAACACTGGTCTGAGGTTAACACTGGTGAGGGATACAATCCACACGCTGCTAGATATTTGTTGATTTACTTTGCTTTGGGTGTAGGATCTGCTCTTGCTACTTTAATTCAGACTATTGTTTTGTGGGTATTCTGTACTATTCATGGCTCTCGTTATCTACATGATGCTATGGCCACTAGTGTGTTGAAAGCTCCTATGTCATTCTTCGAAACAACTCCTATTGGTAGAATTTTGAATAGATTCTCGAATGATATTTACAAAGTCGATGAAGTGCTAGGTAGGACATTCTCTCAATTTTTCGCAAATGTTGTCAAGGTTTCTTTCACCATCATAGTTATTTGTATGGCAACTTGGCAATTCATTTTCATAATCTTGCCTTTGAGTGTGTTGTATATTTACTACCAACAGTACTACCTAAGAACTTCGAGAGAGTTGCGTCGTCTCGATTCTGTTACCAGATCACCTATCTATGCCCACTTCCAAGAAACATTAGGAGGGCTCACAACAATTAGAGGTTACTCTCAGCAAACCAGATTTGTCCATATTAATCAGACAAGGGTCGATAATAATATGAGCGCCTTTTATCCAAGTGTCAATGCCAATCGTTGGTTAGCCTTTAGACTTGAATTTATCGGTTCTATCATCATTCTAGGATCCTCTATGTTAGCTGTCATTAGACTTGGTAATGGGACATTAACGGCTGGTATGATAGGTTTGTCTTTAAGTTTCGCTTTGCAAATAACACAATCTTTGAATTGGATTGTTAGAATGACTGTTGAAGTTGAGACTAATATCGTCAGTGTTGAAAGAATAAAGGAATATGCGGAATTGAAGAGTGAGGCTCCTTACATTATTGAAGATCATAGACCTCCAGCTTCGTGGCCAGAAAAGGGTGATGTTAAATTTGTGAATTATAGCACACGTTACAGACCAGAGTTAgaattgatattgaaggATATCAATTTGCATATTttaccaaaagaaaaaattggTATCGTTGGTCGGACGGGTGCTGGTAAGTCATCATTAACCCTTGCTTTGTTCAGAATCATTGAGGCGGCTTCTGGTCATATAATCATTGATGGTATCCCTATTGATTCTATTGGCTTGGCAGACTTAAGACATAGATTATCGATCATCCCTCAGGATTCTCAGATTTTTGAAGGTACTATAAGGGAGAATATTGATCCAAGTAAGCAGTATACTGACGAACAGATTTGGGACGCTCTTGAGCTATcacatttgaagaatcatGTTAAGAATATGGGACCAGATGGATTGGAGACAATGCTATCAGAGGGAGGTGGCAATTTGAGTGTAGGGCAAAGACAACTTATGTGTCTAGCTCGTGCATTACTAATCTCGAGTAAGATTTTAGTATTGGATGAAGCCACAGCTGCGGTAGATGTTGAAACCGAtcaattgattcaaaagacAATTAGAGAAGCCTTCAAGGAAAGAACAATTTTGACAATTGCTCACAGAATAAACACTATTATGGACAGTGATAGAATTATAGTTTTAGATAAGGGTAGAGTTACAGAATTCGACACTCCAGCAAACTTGTTGAATAAGAAGGATTCTATCTTTTACTCTCTTTGTGTTGAAGCTGGATTAGCTGAATAA
- the ALE1 gene encoding lysophospholipid acyltransferase: MYNPIDAQLQLLAEKCGLDEVTLKLAICLFASFPLNGILKRLPDERITLKCYFIIAISAFYIFGVLNLYDGFVTLFISTMFTYVITRYYQSRFMPYVNFVFVMGHLAVNHMHAQFFAVYDPSKIDITGAQMVLVMKLTSFAWSYYDGTLADQKTLTEYQLARSVQKHPSVLRFLAYAFFYPSLLTGPSFDYADFESWLDCEIFRDLPESKKPRRKWKKDPTIRRQIPKSSGVAIVKILQGISWLAMSFVAKDYFYPEYLFTPEFANEKSFIYKIHYLFVLAFAYRFKYYAAWTISEASCIVCGLGYNGYDKKLNKIKWNRVQNIDIWKLEMAQNTHETLEAWNMNTNKWLKNYVYLRVAKPGAKPGFRSTLFTFLTSAFWHGTRPGYYLTFATGALFQTCGKIYRRNYRPIFMAKDGKTPRKFKFIYDIITFYVTKLAFGYLVQPFVILDLGNSLYVWKTVYFYIHIGILATFFVFKGPFSKQYVKWLQSFQPVQVEMKRKKKLEDELASGSGSLSSIIAQKQAFEKAEAEAEAEFELAMDLGIPSVDLDKDHLDEAKKELKEFRRQYEEWRNEKGLEIEEENLRRAYDKFTQQFSSAKNQKRMSFSDYSPTPIEKKKD, from the coding sequence ATGTACAATCCGATTGATGCGCAGCTGCAGTTGCTTGCAGAGAAATGCGGACTTGATGAGGTTACTTTGAAGCTAGCGATCTGCTTGTTTGCATCATTTCCGCTAAATGGGATCCTCAAGAGACTCCCAGATGAGAGGATCACGTTGAAATGCTATTTTATCATTGCTATTTCGGCGTTTTACATTTTCGGGGTGCTTAATCTGTACGATGGGTTTGTGACTTTGTTCATCAGCACGATGTTTACGTATGTGATAACGAGGTACTACCAGTCGCGGTTCATGCCGTATGTGAATTTTGTGTTTGTGATGGGCCATCTAGCGGTTAACCACATGCATGCGCAGTTTTTTGCGGTGTACGATCCGTCGAAGATCGATATCACTGGGGCACAGATGGTTCTTGTGATGAAGCTAACGTCGTTTGCATGGTCGTATTACGACGGTACGCTAGCGGATCAGAAGACATTGACCGAGTACCAGTTGGCCAGATCGGTGCAGAAGCACCCCAGCGTGCTGAGATTTCTGGCGTACGCGTTCTTCTACCCATCTTTGCTAACGGGCCCCAGTTTCGATTATGCAGATTTCGAGTCCTGGTTGGATTGCGAGATATTCAGGGACTTGCCCGAGTCTAAGAAGCCCAGACGTAAGTGGAAGAAGGACCCAACTATCAGAAGACAGATCCCCAAGAGTTCCGGGGTTGCGATCGTGAAGATTTTGCAAGGTATCTCGTGGCTAGCCATGTCGTTTGTCGCCAAGGACTACTTCTACCCGGAATACCTGTTCACGCCGGAGTTCGCCAACGAAAAGAGCTTCATATACAAGATCCACTACTTGTTCGTCCTAGCGTTTGCGTACAGATTCAAGTACTATGCTGCGTGGACCATCTCCGAAGCCTCTTGCATCGTGTGCGGATTGGGTTACAATGGCTACGATAAGAAGCTCAACAAGATCAAGTGGAACCGTGTGCAGAACATTGATATTTGGAAGTTGGAAATGGCTCAAAACACGCATGAGACTCTCGAGGCCTGGAACATGAACACAAATAAATGGTTGAAGAACTACGTTTACTTGCGTGTCGCCAAGCCCGGCGCCAAGCCTGGCTTCCGCTCCACTTTGTTCACTTTCTTGACATCAGCATTCTGGCATGGTACCAGACCCGGATACTACTTAACTTTTGCTACAGGCGCTTTGTTCCAAACTTGTGGTAAGATCTATAGAAGGAACTACAGGCCAATATTCATGGCCAAGGACGGTAAAACACCCCGGAAGTTTAAATTCATTTACGATATAATCACTTTCTATGTCACCAAGCTAGCGTTCGGTTATCTGGTCCAACCGTTTGTCATCTTGGACCTCGGAAATTCGTTATACGTATGGAAAACCGTCTATTTCTACATTCATATTGGTATATTGGCCACCTTCTTTGTATTTAAGGGTCCATTCAGCAAACAATACGTGAAATGGCTACAATCTTTCCAACCAGTGCAAGTAgagatgaaaagaaagaagaagttggagGACGAATTGgcttctggttctggttctttgAGCTCCATTATTGCGCAGAAACAAGCTTTCGAAAAAGCAGAGGCCGAGGCAGAAGCCGAATTCGAACTGGCCATGGATCTCGGTATTCCTTCTGTCGACCTAGACAAGGATCATTTAGATGAggcaaagaaagagttgaaAGAATTCAGACGCCAATACGAGGAGTGGAGAAACGAGAAAGGTTTAGAAattgaggaagaaaattTGCGTAGAGCTTACGATAAATTTACTCAACAATTTTCCTCTGCTAAGAATCAAAAGAGAATGAGTTTCAGTGACTACTCACCAACGCcaatagaaaagaagaaagattag
- the HEM15 gene encoding ferrochelatase HEM15 encodes MIRREVGSIMRAPVFKGLARFYSSKKGPTAVVFMNMGGPSTVPETYDFLYQLFSDYDLIPISKKYQPILAKYIARFRTPKIEQQYREIGGGSPIRKWSEYQSAKVCKILDETHPETAPHKPYVAFRYARPMTDETYKQMLKDGVTRAIAFSQYPQFSYSTTGSSINELWRQIKKQDPERQISWSIIDRWPTQPGLVKAFAQNITKKLEEFPAEIRDKVTILFSAHSLPMDVVNTGDAYPAEVGATVYHVMKELKFKNPYRLVWQSQVGPKPWLGAQTAQITEFLAPKEPGLVLVPIAFTSDHIETLHEVDLGIIGESKYADKIKRCDSLNGNETFIEGLAELVKDHLDNGPRFSKQLPLDFTLGKSSDGVESLEELFNENPTKAK; translated from the coding sequence ATGATTCGCCGTGAAGTAGGAAGTATTATGAGGGCCCCAGTGTTTAAAGGCCTAGCTAGGTTTTATTCGAGCAAGAAAGGCCCTACAGCAGTGGTTTTCATGAATATGGGTGGGCCTTCCACGGTGCCTGAGACATACGACTTTCTATACCAGTTGTTCTCCGACTATGACTTGATTCCGATTAGTAAGAAGTACCAGCCCATACTTGCGAAGTACATAGCTAGGTTCCGTACGCCCAAGATTGAGCAGCAGTACCGTGAGATTGGTGGTGGGTCTCCTATCAGGAAATGGTCGGAGTACCAATCGGCCAAGGTGTGCAAGATTTTGGACGAGACTCATCCAGAAACGGCTCCTCACAAGCCCTACGTTGCGTTCAGATATGCGAGACCGATGACTGACGAGACTTACAAGCAGATGTTGAAAGACGGTGTGACCAGAGCTATAGCCTTCTCGCAGTACCCACAGTTCTCGTATTCGACAACAGGGTCGTCTATCAACGAGTTGTGGAGACAGATAAAGAAGCAGGACCCTGAACGCCAGATTTCGTGGTCTATCATTGATCGTTGGCCCACTCAACCCGGGTTGGTCAAGGCCTTTGCGCAGAATATTACCAAGAAGTTGGAGGAGTTCCCAGCAGAAATCAGAGACAAAGTGACTATCTTGTTCTCTGCCCACTCTTTGCCAATGGATGTTGTTAACACCGGTGACGCATACCCAGCTGAAGTTGGTGCTACTGTGTACCATGTCATGAAGGAACTCAAGTTCAAGAACCCATACAGATTGGTCTGGCAATCCCAAGTGGGTCCAAAGCCATGGCTTGGGGCTCAAACGGCGCAAATTACTGAATTCTTGGCACCAAAGGAGCCTGGCCTCGTTCTGGTCCCAATTGCATTCACCTCGGATCATATTGAAACTTTACACGAAGTCGATTTAGGTATCATCGGAGAAAGTAAGTACGCTGATAAGATCAAGAGATGCGACTCGCTCAATGGTAACGAGACTTTTATCGAGGGTCTAGCTGAGTTGGTTAAGGATCACCTAGACAACGGCCCACGATTCTCAAAGCAGTTGCCTTTGGACTTTACGTTGGGTAAATCAAGCGATGGCGTTGAATCCCTAGAAGAATTATTTAACGAGAACCCTACTAAGGCTAAGTGA